CCGCAGCATCGACGTCTTACCGGAGGACTGCTCCCCGGCGAAGATGATGTTGCGCCGCGCCCGGACACAGGCGCGCAGGAGGTCGGCCATCTGCTCATCGAGCGCACCCAGGCTGACCATCTTGGGCAGGTCAGCGTCCTTGAGGCGGTGGCGGCGGATCGCGACGTGCGTGAACTCGCCCGTGACCTGGGGGCCCAGGGCCTGGACCCGGGAGCCGTCCTTGAGGCGCAGCTCGACCTCCGGGCTGAACGTGGAAAACGTCCGCCCGCTCTGCCCACTGGCCCTGATCAAGTCCCGGACCAGCTCCTGCAGTTCCTCCTCGGAATCGGCGACCGGTGCGACCTGGACCGGCTCCGCGTCGTCGCTGTACTTGAGGAACACCCGGTGCGGGCCCTCGATCCAGATGTCCTCCACCAGGTCGTCGTCCAGGTAACGCTGCAGCCGCCCGGCCCGAAAACACATGTCGAAGACGAGCCCAGCCAACTCCCGCTCCTCGACCGGGGAATATCCGCCCCCGTGGGCGGTCGCGTCCAACCAGACCGCCACTTGCTCATCGATCAGAGCACGGCCACGCTGCTCCTCCACTTCTCCGACCAGCGACGGCTTGTTCTTCTTCTCCTTCAGCAGCTGCTCAACGACGATCCGCTTGATCTCCTGCGCCGCCCGGTAGTCGATCCGCACCTGGGGAACCGCCCCTTGGCCCACCATGCGCGGCAGGGTCGCGCCGGACGGCACGCCAGGCAGCGCAGATGCTCCGGTAGGGGCGGCCGGCGGACGCGGGG
The nucleotide sequence above comes from Streptomyces sp. NBC_01431. Encoded proteins:
- a CDS encoding CpaF family protein, which encodes MVGQGAVPQVRIDYRAAQEIKRIVVEQLLKEKKNKPSLVGEVEEQRGRALIDEQVAVWLDATAHGGGYSPVEERELAGLVFDMCFRAGRLQRYLDDDLVEDIWIEGPHRVFLKYSDDAEPVQVAPVADSEEELQELVRDLIRASGQSGRTFSTFSPEVELRLKDGSRVQALGPQVTGEFTHVAIRRHRLKDADLPKMVSLGALDEQMADLLRACVRARRNIIFAGEQSSGKTSMLRAVLREIPASERFGTLETTFELWTHKNGYHQHVVPMEARASNGERVDGRAAGEITLLDLLKSAKRMSLARVVVGEVRGEEITAMMQAMTSDRPGNMCTIHASEPEAVFDRIAELYLLAQSNFTPELAYRQIANGLHFVVFLSVDESGPVKRRFVSHIWEVKPVGPDGRPTYNEIYRPASEWDQRAVPYAPLSVRNRQKLEAAGLRTNLVAQPSAWPHEVGA